The following are encoded in a window of Cumulibacter manganitolerans genomic DNA:
- the rplQ gene encoding 50S ribosomal protein L17 has product MPTPTKGARLGGSASHQKLMLANLATALFEHGRITTTEAKAKRLRPLAERLITFARRGDLHARRIVMSTIRDKDVVHHLFAEIGPRYVDRPGGYTRIIKVGPRKGDNAPMAIIELVEEASATTQVVKEAEAARGAKFEKDQPKAEAEQPAEDAAATQEQDEPAEAASDSKREDESE; this is encoded by the coding sequence ATGCCCACGCCCACCAAGGGCGCCCGTCTCGGCGGTAGCGCATCGCACCAGAAGCTGATGCTGGCCAACCTCGCTACCGCGCTGTTCGAGCACGGCCGGATCACCACCACCGAGGCCAAGGCCAAGCGTCTGCGTCCGCTCGCAGAGCGCCTGATCACCTTCGCCCGCCGGGGTGACCTGCACGCGCGCCGCATCGTGATGTCGACCATCCGCGACAAGGACGTCGTCCATCACCTGTTCGCCGAGATCGGCCCGCGCTACGTGGACCGTCCGGGCGGCTACACCCGCATCATCAAGGTCGGCCCGCGCAAGGGCGACAACGCGCCGATGGCGATCATCGAGCTCGTCGAGGAAGCCTCCGCGACCACGCAGGTCGTCAAGGAGGCCGAGGCCGCCCGCGGCGCGAAGTTCGAGAAGGACCAGCCCAAGGCCGAGGCCGAGCAGCCCGCCGAGGACGCCGCCGCGACGCAGGAGCAGGACGAGCCGGCCGAGGCCGCCTCGGACAGCAAGCGCGAGGACGAGTCCGAGTAA